A region from the Bacillus sp. Marseille-P3661 genome encodes:
- a CDS encoding DUF1761 domain-containing protein, with protein sequence MDFGAINYLAVILSAVAICILGSIWYSPKVFWNTWQSLKGLKQEDLPSMGKVMTGSILLAIVNSFLLAIIAGWATIDGWVDGLWLGLVVGLVIAGTSATNAQYEGMKLKLYLITAGFHVISMILAGIIIGSFS encoded by the coding sequence ATGGATTTTGGTGCAATCAATTATTTAGCAGTAATTTTAAGTGCGGTTGCTATCTGTATTCTTGGTTCAATCTGGTATTCACCTAAGGTATTCTGGAATACTTGGCAATCGTTAAAGGGGTTGAAGCAGGAGGATCTACCCAGCATGGGAAAAGTGATGACGGGTTCGATTTTGCTGGCTATTGTTAATTCCTTTTTATTAGCAATTATTGCCGGGTGGGCAACTATTGATGGTTGGGTAGATGGATTATGGCTCGGGTTAGTAGTAGGTCTTGTCATCGCCGGCACCTCTGCCACGAATGCCCAATATGAAGGGATGAAGTTGAAACTTTATTTGATAACGGCTGGTTTTCATGTTATCAGCATGATACTTGCAGGGATTATTATCGGGAGTTTCTCTTGA
- a CDS encoding retropepsin-like aspartic protease, whose amino-acid sequence MKIRHKYGLLLVDIILTFNGKSKLIENMVVDTGAARTLISQDIVEDIGLHVDLHDRIVTYFGVGGKEHAFRKQVDKIQINDFVVKKIEVDFNDFGYEDINGLLGLDLLMKAGFNIDLLNLEMNING is encoded by the coding sequence ATGAAAATCAGGCATAAATATGGGTTGCTTTTAGTCGATATAATCTTAACATTCAACGGTAAAAGTAAATTGATAGAGAACATGGTGGTAGATACAGGAGCAGCAAGAACACTTATTTCTCAAGATATTGTTGAAGATATAGGTCTTCACGTTGATCTACACGATAGAATTGTTACCTACTTTGGAGTTGGTGGAAAAGAACATGCCTTTAGAAAACAAGTAGATAAAATTCAAATTAATGATTTTGTTGTTAAAAAGATCGAAGTAGATTTCAACGATTTTGGTTATGAGGACATAAACGGATTACTTGGATTAGATTTATTAATGAAAGCAGGATTTAATATTGATTTACTTAATCTTGAAATGAATATAAACGGCTAA
- a CDS encoding tyrosine-type recombinase/integrase has translation MSIPVKKAEKKTVNYLTLDGIKLLLEMPDVSTEDGRRDLALLTVLYDTGARVQEIIDLTPSIIRFDKPYTVKLIGKGNKARIVPLMEPTVKILKQYMTEQDLTRINANSYPLFFNKRKEKLTRAGINYILNKYISLAQEKNKTLIPEVFTCHCLRHSKAMHMLQSGVNLVYIRDFLGHSSVQVTEVYAKTDSKEKREAIEKAYVDVTPKEESIWENNTDLLAWLKRFNK, from the coding sequence ATGTCTATACCTGTTAAAAAAGCTGAAAAGAAAACAGTCAATTATTTAACCCTTGATGGAATTAAATTACTCTTAGAAATGCCCGATGTTAGCACTGAAGATGGACGAAGGGATTTAGCACTATTAACCGTTTTATATGACACAGGTGCAAGAGTACAGGAAATCATTGATCTAACACCGTCAATAATTCGATTCGATAAACCTTATACTGTCAAATTAATAGGAAAAGGAAATAAGGCTAGGATTGTGCCATTAATGGAGCCGACTGTTAAAATATTAAAACAATATATGACAGAACAAGATCTAACGCGAATCAATGCCAACTCCTATCCTCTTTTCTTTAATAAGAGAAAGGAAAAGCTAACACGTGCAGGTATTAACTATATATTAAATAAATATATAAGTTTAGCGCAAGAGAAAAACAAAACATTAATACCGGAGGTATTTACATGCCATTGTCTCCGTCATTCAAAAGCAATGCATATGCTTCAGTCAGGGGTAAATCTTGTATATATTAGAGATTTTCTCGGTCATAGTTCTGTTCAAGTAACAGAGGTTTATGCAAAAACAGATTCTAAAGAAAAACGAGAGGCTATTGAAAAGGCATATGTAGATGTAACTCCTAAAGAAGAGTCGATATGGGAGAATAATACCGATTTATTGGCATGGCTAAAGAGATTTAACAAATAA
- a CDS encoding restriction endonuclease subunit S, protein MKKGRVSFTDMIYIDENANSLLWKSEVKPGMILLSMSGTIGDVALASDRWQYPINSNQDIAKIDTKGQINPYYLYAFLMSEFGQNYLKRETRGSVQQHVFLSQIELFEIPVPSKELCMTVEKIIKSSDEAMFQSEEVYQQAEDILTEVIGLKNYEISKESTNVKSLSNSFFTSGRLDAEYYQPKYEEIENRIKYNNEWNTIGNLLEKIDTGEYSPEYFKKGEIEGLTFYIRSTNIKNGQIEFDDDYYVKKDNFVRKAKEGDIVTARVGSVGIFGEIRKELQDSVYSDNVLSFRLPKKFIPSVYTLLFNSKFYFELIDRLARGSVQQRLNQETLKDLIIPIIPYNVQEHIAALIEESFSLKKYSETLLETAKNAVEISIEQDEASAISFIDKYYTHA, encoded by the coding sequence ATGAAAAAAGGAAGAGTGTCATTCACCGATATGATATATATTGATGAAAATGCAAATTCATTATTATGGAAGTCAGAAGTTAAACCGGGAATGATTTTATTGTCTATGTCCGGAACAATTGGGGATGTTGCACTAGCTTCGGATAGGTGGCAATATCCTATTAATTCTAACCAAGATATAGCAAAGATAGATACAAAAGGACAAATAAACCCTTATTATTTATATGCCTTCCTTATGTCTGAATTTGGGCAAAATTATCTAAAACGAGAAACCCGTGGAAGTGTCCAACAACACGTATTTCTATCTCAGATAGAGTTATTTGAAATTCCTGTACCTTCAAAGGAATTGTGCATGACAGTAGAGAAAATCATCAAAAGTTCAGATGAAGCAATGTTTCAGTCAGAGGAAGTTTATCAACAGGCTGAAGACATTCTTACTGAAGTAATTGGGTTGAAAAATTATGAAATTAGTAAAGAATCCACTAACGTTAAGAGTCTTTCTAATTCCTTTTTTACTTCTGGCCGTTTGGACGCTGAATATTATCAACCAAAGTATGAAGAAATTGAAAATAGAATTAAATATAACAATGAATGGAACACAATTGGGAATCTACTAGAAAAAATTGATACCGGTGAATATTCACCAGAATATTTTAAAAAGGGTGAGATTGAGGGGCTAACCTTCTATATTAGAAGCACCAACATTAAAAATGGTCAAATTGAGTTTGATGATGACTATTATGTAAAGAAAGATAATTTTGTTAGAAAAGCTAAAGAAGGGGATATTGTTACTGCACGAGTAGGTTCCGTGGGGATATTTGGTGAAATAAGAAAAGAGTTGCAGGATTCTGTATACTCAGATAATGTCCTTTCTTTTAGATTACCTAAAAAATTTATTCCTTCCGTTTATACACTACTGTTTAATTCAAAGTTTTATTTTGAGTTAATAGATAGATTGGCAAGAGGATCAGTTCAACAAAGGTTAAACCAGGAAACATTAAAGGATTTAATTATTCCAATTATACCCTACAATGTGCAGGAACATATTGCAGCTCTAATTGAAGAAAGTTTTAGTTTGAAAAAGTATTCAGAAACTTTATTAGAAACAGCTAAAAATGCTGTTGAAATTTCGATCGAACAGGATGAAGCTTCTGCTATTAGTTTTATTGATAAATATTATACTCACGCATAA
- a CDS encoding tyrosine-type recombinase/integrase gives MLGNTRFQKNEDGIIFQNYHGQYLTPSIIRETIQNYCKKAGIEYKGTHVFRHTHAVLLLESGAGLKYVSNRLGHKTIKTTADTYLAITEKIEEDELKKFASYTQR, from the coding sequence ATACTAGGTAATACAAGATTCCAAAAGAATGAAGATGGCATTATCTTTCAAAATTACCATGGACAATATTTAACGCCTTCTATCATTCGTGAAACAATCCAAAATTACTGCAAAAAAGCTGGAATTGAATACAAAGGCACCCATGTTTTTAGACATACTCACGCAGTCTTGCTTCTTGAATCAGGAGCAGGCCTGAAATATGTATCTAATCGATTAGGACATAAAACCATAAAAACAACTGCGGATACTTATCTTGCAATCACCGAAAAAATAGAAGAAGACGAACTCAAAAAGTTCGCCTCCTACACTCAAAGATAA
- a CDS encoding DDE-type integrase/transposase/recombinase has translation MSRAQVFDWLEEKLKVKSVTEGTVRNYVNDIREAYHIPKVASGRDFSTVPELPMGQQIQIDFGQQRVPTTGGKYIRLYFIAFVLAHSRYKYVEWLDRPFRAIDLIRMHENAFRHFGGMSIELVYDQDRLLAVSENARDLIMTAEFTKYQQTRKFKVYLCRKSDPQSKGYV, from the coding sequence ATGTCAAGGGCTCAGGTATTTGACTGGCTAGAGGAGAAACTCAAAGTCAAATCGGTTACAGAAGGAACAGTCAGGAATTACGTCAATGATATACGTGAAGCCTATCATATCCCAAAAGTGGCATCCGGAAGAGATTTTAGTACAGTTCCTGAACTTCCTATGGGCCAACAGATTCAGATAGATTTTGGGCAACAAAGAGTTCCCACAACTGGTGGAAAGTACATACGCCTCTACTTTATTGCGTTTGTGCTAGCTCATTCTAGATACAAGTATGTAGAGTGGCTTGATCGGCCATTTCGAGCAATAGATCTTATTCGAATGCATGAAAATGCCTTTCGGCACTTTGGAGGGATGTCCATTGAATTAGTTTATGACCAAGATCGTTTACTGGCAGTCAGTGAGAACGCTAGAGACCTTATTATGACAGCGGAGTTCACCAAATACCAGCAGACAAGGAAGTTCAAGGTTTATCTTTGTAGAAAATCAGATCCACAGTCAAAAGGTTATGTATAG
- a CDS encoding DUF4181 domain-containing protein: MGYLIFIIVLTILIILLEKGLNKLLSVQKKKVSETPGKRFDQWGRGIILLLFLCTLPFFIMVETSFMKWYWILYLIVLLGFQSILEWKYLKNSKQYVVSLIILIIFVIILYNIEYFISIFDWS; this comes from the coding sequence ATGGGGTATTTGATATTTATTATTGTCCTTACAATTTTAATAATCTTGTTAGAAAAAGGGCTAAATAAACTACTTAGTGTACAAAAGAAAAAGGTTTCGGAAACTCCTGGTAAAAGATTTGACCAATGGGGAAGAGGCATTATCTTACTTCTCTTTTTATGTACACTTCCGTTTTTTATTATGGTGGAAACCAGCTTTATGAAGTGGTATTGGATACTATATTTGATTGTATTATTAGGTTTTCAGTCAATTTTGGAATGGAAGTACTTGAAGAATTCAAAACAATATGTCGTTTCGCTTATTATCCTTATAATATTCGTAATTATTCTTTATAATATTGAATATTTTATATCAATATTCGACTGGAGTTAG
- a CDS encoding glycoside hydrolase family 88 protein, protein MQTELLQQAYNHMLEGIKATANITGDEFPHYADGQTGDWTYSPYGDWTGGYWNGMLWLAAKTTKNPEYLDWAHKWTELLKVRIDSQTVFRGFLFYYGAALGSILLNDQKSKDFAIRAAKSIAAEFNPQAGLIPLGNEAEEASSVGISDTNIDGVSASPLLLWAAKETGDSSLVDIAVKHAIKNDELSIREDGSVCQSASFDSSGNLVKRYTHKGYADDSTWGRAQAWAMMHYTVGYQWRPDEKELLNIAIKVSDWWVNNLPEDGVAFWDFDDPAIPHTNKDTSATAIGASALLKLSYLVEDEKKTKIYREIALKSIERLITNYLTPMNEFDNRRPGMLLSGCFNKKLNVATDSELIWGTYYLFDCLSCLLEYVHPNQY, encoded by the coding sequence ATGCAAACAGAATTATTGCAACAAGCTTATAATCATATGCTTGAAGGAATTAAAGCTACTGCGAATATTACAGGTGATGAATTTCCTCACTATGCCGATGGACAAACTGGAGATTGGACCTATTCCCCCTATGGTGATTGGACGGGAGGTTACTGGAATGGTATGCTTTGGTTAGCTGCAAAGACCACGAAAAACCCTGAATATCTTGACTGGGCTCATAAATGGACAGAACTATTAAAAGTTCGTATTGATTCTCAAACTGTTTTTCGCGGGTTCCTTTTTTATTATGGGGCTGCTCTTGGCAGCATTCTACTTAATGATCAAAAGTCAAAAGATTTCGCCATTCGCGCAGCAAAATCGATTGCAGCAGAATTCAATCCACAAGCTGGCCTTATCCCTCTTGGCAATGAAGCTGAGGAAGCCAGTAGTGTGGGAATTTCAGATACTAATATTGATGGTGTAAGCGCTTCACCATTATTGCTTTGGGCTGCTAAAGAAACAGGTGATTCATCCTTAGTGGATATTGCTGTAAAACATGCTATTAAAAATGATGAGTTAAGTATTCGTGAAGACGGTTCTGTATGTCAATCAGCATCTTTTGATAGCTCAGGAAATCTCGTTAAACGCTATACACATAAAGGTTATGCAGATGATAGTACATGGGGAAGGGCCCAAGCATGGGCAATGATGCATTATACTGTTGGATATCAATGGAGACCTGATGAAAAGGAATTATTAAATATTGCTATTAAGGTATCTGATTGGTGGGTTAATAATCTCCCTGAGGACGGCGTTGCATTTTGGGATTTCGATGATCCTGCAATCCCACATACGAACAAAGATACATCCGCAACAGCAATTGGAGCTTCAGCTTTATTAAAATTAAGTTATTTAGTTGAAGATGAAAAGAAAACTAAAATCTATCGTGAAATAGCACTAAAATCAATAGAACGTTTGATTACAAACTATTTAACTCCTATGAATGAATTTGATAATAGAAGACCCGGAATGTTACTAAGTGGTTGTTTTAACAAAAAATTAAATGTTGCAACTGATAGTGAATTAATATGGGGAACTTATTATTTATTTGATTGCTTAAGTTGCTTACTGGAGTATGTTCATCCTAATCAATATTAA
- a CDS encoding DUF4260 domain-containing protein: protein MNKILLHFEGLAVLVLSVYLYSFNEYSWGMFLILLLAPDISMIGYLINNKVGARCYNIFHTYTLPITIVIVGLLLSHQLVLAVGFIWSAHIGMDRAIGYGLKYSTNFKDTHLNRV, encoded by the coding sequence TTGAATAAAATTTTGTTACATTTTGAAGGGCTGGCAGTTTTAGTGTTAAGTGTATATCTTTATTCGTTTAATGAGTACAGTTGGGGAATGTTTTTAATATTGTTGTTAGCACCTGACATTTCAATGATCGGGTATTTGATTAACAATAAAGTTGGAGCAAGATGCTATAATATTTTTCATACTTATACTTTGCCGATTACTATTGTAATAGTAGGTTTACTCTTATCTCATCAGTTGGTGTTGGCAGTGGGGTTTATTTGGTCAGCTCATATAGGGATGGATAGAGCAATTGGTTACGGGCTTAAATATTCAACTAATTTTAAAGATACACATTTAAATAGAGTGTAA
- a CDS encoding DUF2187 family protein: protein MNEEVLAHSGDPVQILEGEKKGEKGRIIAVYNNSASIELDKRESNGRPSKTVLSHKKYKVIK, encoded by the coding sequence ATGAATGAAGAAGTTTTAGCTCACTCTGGGGATCCCGTTCAGATTCTAGAAGGTGAAAAGAAAGGCGAAAAGGGTAGAATAATCGCAGTATATAACAATTCAGCATCAATTGAACTAGATAAAAGAGAATCTAATGGGCGACCATCTAAAACCGTGTTGTCTCATAAAAAATATAAAGTGATTAAATAG
- a CDS encoding GyrI-like domain-containing protein, whose product MTNLTIKHMGEIRLTGYRTNVPLPTMENVEDVSKQKSAHFGSLAKNGKFGALMAGSRDKIGYAVGTTSSDHLSYFAGANTTTLAEDAEQLVLPANDYVVLTAQGGPSRNLFDQLIRHFFGEILPNHPEWEYVDTYVIEMLLNGNPMDAVVELAVPVKL is encoded by the coding sequence ATGACAAATTTAACGATAAAACATATGGGTGAAATAAGATTAACCGGCTATCGTACGAACGTTCCACTCCCAACAATGGAGAATGTGGAAGATGTATCGAAACAAAAGTCCGCACACTTCGGGTCACTCGCAAAAAATGGCAAATTCGGTGCCTTAATGGCTGGAAGTCGAGACAAAATTGGGTATGCAGTTGGGACTACTAGCAGCGATCACCTATCCTATTTCGCGGGAGCAAATACAACGACGCTTGCTGAAGATGCGGAACAATTGGTTCTACCGGCCAATGATTATGTCGTGCTTACCGCACAAGGAGGGCCAAGCCGAAATTTATTTGACCAATTAATCCGCCACTTTTTTGGAGAAATCCTCCCAAATCATCCTGAGTGGGAGTATGTAGATACGTATGTCATTGAAATGTTACTAAACGGAAACCCAATGGATGCGGTTGTTGAATTAGCAGTTCCGGTGAAACTGTAA
- a CDS encoding tyrosine-type recombinase/integrase: protein MPLAPSLTQRIIKLIEKIHRYSKCTDYLFPSIKGNRIDKSTVYRRFRDYLQRAGISHTSTGPRVHDLRYPNLNKIQTFFQGTCD, encoded by the coding sequence GTGCCCCTTGCACCTAGTCTAACTCAACGAATAATAAAGTTAATAGAAAAAATTCATCGTTATTCGAAATGTACGGATTATCTGTTTCCATCAATAAAAGGGAACCGAATAGACAAAAGTACGGTATACCGCCGTTTTAGGGACTATCTACAACGAGCCGGCATATCCCATACTAGTACCGGTCCGAGAGTACATGATCTTCGTTATCCAAACCTAAATAAAATCCAAACCTTTTTTCAAGGTACCTGTGATTAA
- a CDS encoding DoxX family protein, translating into MFKHELGALILRVTLGVIFFIHGLIKFQGGIENIVGWFESIGLPGFMAYGVALVELIGGIALVIGLGTRLVSALLAILMIGATLKVKLAVGLLGNGQMAGYELDLAFLAMAIYLVINGSKLLSVSQFIFKNDSNKVSKAA; encoded by the coding sequence ATGTTTAAACATGAATTAGGAGCACTTATTTTACGAGTAACATTAGGAGTGATATTTTTTATCCACGGATTAATCAAGTTCCAAGGTGGAATTGAAAATATTGTTGGATGGTTTGAGAGTATTGGATTGCCTGGTTTTATGGCATATGGTGTTGCGTTAGTTGAACTAATTGGGGGAATTGCCTTGGTCATTGGTTTAGGGACTCGTCTAGTATCCGCTTTACTTGCAATTCTGATGATTGGAGCAACATTAAAAGTAAAACTTGCTGTTGGCTTATTAGGAAATGGTCAAATGGCAGGATATGAGTTAGATTTAGCATTCTTAGCTATGGCTATTTATCTTGTTATCAATGGAAGCAAGCTGTTATCGGTGAGTCAATTTATTTTCAAAAATGATTCAAATAAGGTATCAAAAGCTGCTTAA
- a CDS encoding CBO0543 family protein, with the protein MTTYDVIKEMQKVFIKYQEANLLLIEKWQDLIFLSPRWWLGICLGIIPWYIWWKFHNKSYTGDLIRSGLFMALIALLMDSIGVQLGLWIYPYDVFPFIPGDTPWDLTLLPVSTMFFIEIRPKWSPIKKAIIYALLVSLIGEPLAMFFKVYQPLHWNSIYSFPIYILLFYICNKFARSNKFNSQMK; encoded by the coding sequence TTGACTACGTATGATGTAATAAAAGAAATGCAAAAAGTTTTCATAAAATATCAAGAAGCAAACCTTTTACTAATAGAAAAATGGCAGGATCTTATTTTTCTATCCCCTAGATGGTGGTTAGGAATTTGTTTAGGGATCATTCCTTGGTATATATGGTGGAAATTCCATAACAAATCCTATACTGGAGACTTAATTCGTTCAGGTTTATTTATGGCCTTAATAGCTTTATTAATGGATTCCATTGGAGTACAATTAGGACTTTGGATATATCCATACGATGTGTTTCCATTTATACCCGGCGACACTCCATGGGATTTAACCCTATTACCAGTTTCCACGATGTTTTTTATTGAGATAAGGCCTAAATGGTCACCTATAAAAAAAGCAATCATCTATGCATTATTAGTTTCATTAATAGGGGAACCATTGGCAATGTTCTTTAAAGTATATCAACCTCTACATTGGAACTCAATTTATTCATTTCCTATTTACATCCTGTTGTTCTATATCTGTAATAAATTTGCCCGAAGTAATAAATTCAATTCTCAAATGAAATAA
- the wrbA gene encoding NAD(P)H:quinone oxidoreductase, which produces MGFLSKLFGNSTMKEKENMSNVKLAVIYYSMGGTNYQLAKWAEEGAKEVGAEVKVLKVPELAPQSAIEGNPIWKAHVEATKDVPEVKLDDLEWADAIIFSVPTRFGNMPSQMKQFLDTTGGLWFNGKLVNKVVSAMTSAQNPHGGQEATILSLYTTMYHWGAIVAAPGYTDPVTFGAGGNPYGTSVTVNQDGKMVEDVEAAVKHQAKRTVTVAEWVKKANQ; this is translated from the coding sequence ATGGGTTTCTTATCCAAATTATTTGGAAATTCAACTATGAAGGAGAAAGAAAATATGTCAAATGTAAAATTAGCGGTGATTTATTACAGTATGGGTGGTACAAATTATCAATTAGCAAAATGGGCAGAAGAAGGTGCAAAAGAAGTTGGTGCAGAAGTGAAAGTCTTAAAAGTCCCTGAACTTGCACCACAGTCAGCCATAGAAGGAAATCCGATTTGGAAAGCTCATGTAGAAGCAACAAAGGATGTGCCTGAAGTTAAATTGGATGATTTAGAGTGGGCAGACGCGATTATCTTCAGTGTACCTACAAGATTTGGTAATATGCCATCACAAATGAAACAATTCCTAGATACAACTGGTGGACTTTGGTTTAATGGAAAGCTTGTAAATAAGGTTGTAAGTGCAATGACTTCTGCACAAAACCCACATGGCGGTCAGGAAGCTACAATTTTATCTCTTTATACAACGATGTACCATTGGGGTGCAATTGTGGCTGCACCTGGTTATACAGATCCTGTAACCTTTGGAGCTGGTGGAAACCCTTATGGAACTAGTGTTACAGTGAATCAAGATGGAAAAATGGTTGAAGATGTCGAGGCTGCTGTTAAACATCAGGCAAAACGTACTGTTACAGTAGCAGAATGGGTAAAGAAAGCGAACCAATAA
- a CDS encoding Gfo/Idh/MocA family oxidoreductase yields MRSKRYRSNIIIGTLESGATANVHIQGGIKHLAGTHIEIFGDEGTLVLTSPGQLQLGPYKVMGARQTEAAQNPSELKELTIPDQYVWVPKEIKNAESKVLNVAQAHRKFAKDIQEGISQMPTFEDAVKLHQLLDAIVKAAETGERQYL; encoded by the coding sequence ATCCGTAGCAAAAGATACAGATCAAATATAATCATTGGTACATTAGAAAGCGGAGCAACAGCTAACGTTCATATTCAAGGAGGAATCAAACATCTGGCAGGCACACATATAGAAATTTTTGGTGATGAGGGAACGCTTGTCCTCACTTCTCCAGGACAGCTTCAATTAGGGCCGTACAAAGTGATGGGTGCACGACAAACGGAAGCAGCGCAAAATCCTTCCGAACTGAAAGAATTAACAATACCAGATCAATATGTTTGGGTACCTAAAGAAATCAAAAACGCTGAGTCAAAAGTCTTAAATGTGGCACAAGCACATAGAAAGTTCGCAAAAGATATTCAGGAAGGTATTTCTCAAATGCCTACTTTTGAAGATGCTGTGAAACTCCATCAACTTTTGGATGCAATCGTAAAAGCCGCTGAAACAGGCGAACGTCAATATTTATAA
- a CDS encoding HsdM family class I SAM-dependent methyltransferase, with translation MTERKSLKDLILEMEDEVLANAGVDVFEELFKLIFTKLFDEMESGRNRNRHLEFRNYGDTEIELKAKIQGVFDRAKIKWPGVFTEDAKIMLTPSHLSVCVSSLQDVKLFNSNLDVVDEAFEYLINKSSKGEKGQYFTPRYVIDMCVKMLNPKENETMIDTAAGSCGFPVHTIFHVWEQIMMDEGLDKSHLFTTENKPARCIDYVKEKVFAIDFDEKAVRVGRTLNLIAGDGQTNVLHLNTLDYERWDENTEDEDWQDIYFEGWRRIKRLRAVKNSNRDFSFDVLMANPPFAGDIKESRIIAKYELGKNAQGKYQTKVGRDILFIERNLDFLKPGGRMAIVLPQGRFNNSSDKRIREFIAEHCRILGVIGLNGNVFKPHTGTKTSVLLVQKWDDELCPKVEDYPIFFATMQEPSKDNSGEKIFVRKKDYVNNLNNNIPVEKDKEPVVINSYNSVPEDLDQYLLDTHGHLIVKHDLFNHDGLTQDGIAEAFIEFAKKEGLSFWGK, from the coding sequence TTGACTGAAAGAAAATCCTTAAAAGACCTTATTCTAGAAATGGAAGATGAGGTTTTAGCTAACGCTGGTGTGGATGTTTTTGAGGAACTTTTCAAGTTGATTTTCACCAAACTATTTGACGAAATGGAAAGTGGTAGGAATCGGAACAGGCATTTAGAATTTAGAAATTACGGCGACACCGAAATTGAATTGAAAGCCAAAATTCAAGGTGTGTTTGATCGAGCTAAGATTAAGTGGCCTGGTGTATTTACCGAGGACGCCAAAATTATGCTTACTCCTTCTCACCTTTCTGTTTGTGTGTCGTCACTCCAAGATGTGAAGCTTTTTAATTCAAATCTTGATGTAGTTGACGAAGCATTTGAATATCTAATAAATAAAAGCAGCAAAGGGGAAAAAGGACAGTATTTTACCCCACGTTATGTTATTGATATGTGCGTAAAAATGCTCAATCCAAAAGAAAATGAAACAATGATTGATACAGCAGCCGGAAGTTGTGGTTTCCCGGTACATACTATCTTCCATGTCTGGGAACAGATTATGATGGATGAAGGTCTGGACAAAAGTCATTTGTTTACAACAGAGAATAAACCAGCCAGATGTATTGATTATGTTAAAGAAAAGGTATTTGCTATAGATTTTGATGAAAAAGCTGTTCGTGTTGGAAGAACATTAAATCTTATCGCCGGAGATGGCCAAACTAATGTCTTGCATTTAAATACTCTGGATTATGAGCGCTGGGATGAAAACACAGAAGATGAAGATTGGCAAGACATTTATTTTGAGGGATGGAGAAGGATAAAAAGGTTAAGAGCTGTTAAAAACAGCAATAGGGACTTTTCATTCGACGTTCTCATGGCTAATCCACCTTTTGCCGGAGATATCAAAGAAAGCCGGATAATTGCAAAATACGAACTTGGCAAAAACGCTCAAGGTAAATATCAAACAAAGGTAGGAAGGGACATTCTTTTCATAGAACGTAACCTTGACTTCTTAAAGCCAGGTGGACGGATGGCAATAGTCTTACCACAAGGACGGTTTAATAACAGCAGTGATAAAAGGATTCGTGAGTTTATTGCTGAACATTGCCGTATCTTAGGAGTAATAGGATTAAATGGGAATGTATTTAAGCCACATACTGGAACCAAAACTAGCGTCCTGTTAGTGCAAAAGTGGGATGATGAGCTTTGCCCTAAAGTTGAGGATTATCCTATTTTCTTTGCCACAATGCAAGAGCCAAGTAAGGATAATAGTGGAGAAAAGATCTTCGTTCGTAAGAAAGATTATGTCAATAACTTAAATAATAATATCCCTGTAGAAAAAGATAAAGAGCCGGTAGTAATAAATAGTTATAACAGTGTACCTGAAGATTTAGATCAGTACCTTTTAGATACACATGGTCATTTGATTGTAAAGCACGACCTGTTCAATCATGATGGACTTACTCAAGATGGTATTGCTGAAGCATTTATTGAGTTTGCTAAGAAAGAAGGGCTATCCTTCTGGGGAAAGTAA